The Xyrauchen texanus isolate HMW12.3.18 chromosome 42, RBS_HiC_50CHRs, whole genome shotgun sequence genome includes the window ATGTGAATTTTAGAAAATGCATGATTTTTAGCAACGTCTGTTTAACCACTGACTGTTTAACATTTTGCTCCAGCTTCCAGTTAGTGCAGTAAAAGTGTATAATCTCCGTACGTATGGTAACTTCCTGTCCCTTTCAATAACCATCCAATCAGCTTGCAGTTCATTGCAAACCACCCAATCGTAGTTCTGTACGTGCATGCGCGACGGACTTCAGTGGCGATCAATGATTGGCGAAGTCCTCTCtgcgccagccaatcagagcgtGGCAAGTCAGACAAGTTCAAGTACAGGAGCGAGGAAGCGAAGTCAGAAACATATACATTTAGAGGAAAAGCATGACCTATAATTACCTGTGCCAAATCAATTAATGAAAACGATATCATAAATATCACTGTATTTATATAGCTTTGACTGCCAGTAGCAGTGCTTGCATCTGATTTAATTTACTAACGAAAGGAGGCGTGAAAATCAGATATAATGAGGAAGATAATACTTCTTTTGATTCTGCTGCTCGGAGTGACACACTTCATATTGCCCAGCCGATGTGAAGATGATGCAAAGGATGGTAAGATTTTAGATTTTCCCTTTGCGTGTTGCTGACTTTTTATTATGATTTGGGACATTCGTTCAGCGAAGTCGTGACGGTAGTATGCAGCTGCTAGCTAGCTTGATGCAGTGTTTGCACTGATGCATACTAGCATGTATTGTTTAATATGAAAAGTATTTCGGAAACGGAGtacgtgtgcgtgcgtgcgtgcgtgtgtgtgcgtgtctgcgtCTGCGTGTGCGTGTTATAATTTGCCAACTTATTATAAATggaataataatgtataatatgtTATTATGTATAGTAATTGTAAAACATACATACCAAGCTAGGTCCTATTTGTGATATTGCATTGtgcaaaaacaaaatttcagatTCAACAGAAGATCTCAGCAAAGAAGATGACAGTGACGAAGATGATGCAGATGAAACTGATGTAAAAGAGGAGAATGGGGTGCTCATACTGACAGATGAAAACTTTGACACCTTCATGGAAGGCAAAGACACTGTGCTTGTAGAGTTCTATGCACCATGGTAAGTTTCCTTCCACATCAATGGAAGACGTCACAGCCAACTGGTATAATCTTAATAATGTAAACGTAACTTTTCAGGTGTGGCCACTGCAAGCAGTTTGCTCCTGAGTATGAGAAAATTGCTCAGACACTCAAAGAGAATGACCCACCGATTCCTGTGGCAAAGGTTGATGCCACGAAGGCCAGTGCTCTGGGCAGTAAGTTTGAAGTGTCTGGATATCCCACCATCAAAATTCTTAAAAAGGGAGAGCCAGTGGACTATGATGGAGACCGAAGTGAGAGTGGTGAGTGGATTTAAGcctatatgcaaaataaatgtaagatttatcttttttttttttaaagaactttgAAAGTCTTTCCTTTCCAAGTTCAAGTCTTTCAGTTTGCTTTGAATTGGAAGGTATGTGCTTATTAGTGTCAAATGATATAATCAGTGTAGTTATGATTTCCATTTTGCAGCCATTGTGGAACGAGTTAAAGAAATTGCCCACCCAGACTGGAAACCTCCCCCAGAGGCTACCCTAGTACTGACTAAGGATAACTTTGATGATGTGGTGAACAATGCAGATGTAATTTTGGTGGAGTTCTACGCACCCTGGTTTGTATtctcctcctttttttttttttctaaatgaataGTTCcccttaaaataaaaattctctcctcaatcactcactctcatgccatcccagaggtgtaagactttctttttcCTGGagaaccaaaaattataattttttagaaggatatctctgTTTTCTAgttccagacaatgcaagtgaatggtggccagaactttgaagctcaaaaagcacaaaggcggcataaaagtaatctaaacaactccagtggtttaacccatatcttcagaagtggtgtggttgagaaacggatcaatatttaagtcctttttttctataaatctccccatttcactttcacattcttcttcttggcATTACGCATTCTTCATGCTtattgccacctactgtgcagggaggagaatttattgtaaaaagcacttacatatttatatttttctcacccaaaccaatcatatcacttctaaagacattgattaaactactggagtgggattacttttatgctccctttatatgctttttggagcactTTTTAtatgcacttgcattgtatggacctaaagagctgatatGTTCTTAAAATCTGTAtatgtgttcagcataagaaaaagttacacacatctgggatCACATGAGGGtgatatttgggtgaactattcttttatggTGATGTGATTGTGTATTTGTGCTAATAGTTTATGTAATATATTTGCACAAAACTCTTTCATTGGAGCTAGAACGCAGTGTGTTTTAAATTCTAACAGGTGTGGCCACTGTAAAAGTCTTGCACCGGAGTATGAGAAGGCTGCTAAGGAGCTCCGCAATCGCACACCACCTATTCCACTAGCAAAAATTGATGCCACTACGGAGACTGAATTAGCTTCCAGGTTTGAAGTTTCTGGCTACCCAACACTTAAAATCTTCAGAAAGGGAAAGGCTTTTGACTACAATGGACCCCGGGAGAAGTTTGGTATGTCAGTCGGCAGCGATTCTAGGTCATGTATTTGGTGCTGTTGGGAACCAGAAAATTACAGTCTGTTCATCCTTTTGGTTTAGGTATTGTTGATTACATGACAGACCAAGCGGGTTCTCCATCAAAGCAAGTACAGACACTGAAACAAGTTCAGGAACTCCTTAGAGATGGGGATGATGCTGTGATTGTTGGAGTTTTCTCCAATGAAGAAGATTCTGCATACGAGCTCTATCAAGAAGCATGTGAGTAGTTTAATCATGTCATTATAAAGTCCTGTTCCTCTATGGCTTTAACAATGCACACAATTGTTTTTCAAATAGAGTCATTAGGATGGACCACGATGTCATTTAGCAAGTAAAGATCAATATacgtgtatatacagtactgtgcaaacgttttaggttCTTGTGAAAAATTTAGCAaattgtcttcaaaaataatgaataaatcattttcatttgtcaattaacgtcatacaaagacTAGTaaacatgtataaaaaaaaagctaaatcaatatttggtgtgtcaACCATTGCCTTAAAAATGGCACCAATTCTCCTGGTACGGTACTCTTGGACACATTTTTATCTTCGTcgttggcagataagatgttccaagcttctttgagaacttgccacagttcttccaTCTATTTAGGCaggctcaattgcttctgtctcttcatataatcccagactgactcaatgatgttggGATCCGGGTTCTGTGAGTGTTGTACCATCTGTTATAGGACTTCTTGTTTTTCTATTCAATTCTGTTTGCAAAGGGAATGTTAAATTCTATGATAATTCCTACtgactaatatatataaaataaccggGCAAATGTTTTTCTGAAATATAATGCACCTAAGACTTGCACAGTAATGTGTGTTGGTTGCTATAGTAATGACTTAATTGTCAGTACCTTTTGGTTTCATTCTTCAACAACAGAGTAATTGTTGGTGTGGAAAGAAGACGTAAAACTGGAAACTGCGCCTCTGTTCGTGTTCTTGATATCTTTGTTCTAAACTCTTGAGGCTCATGATATAATATAAGTGACTGAGGCAATAGCTGTAttttacacattcatacaccGTATACCATGTCTGAAACTACTCATTTGTTTACACCATATGGTGAATTATACATGGTAAATAGTGAATAAGAGTGGgcaaaataagtacatttaaaaaaagatatatttaaaCTTCAGCTTTTACCAAGTTGGCAAAAAGATTGTCAGTTGGCAACTATCTGTTGTCTCTTGTTCTCTCTGTAGGTAACTCTCTGCGAGAAGACTACAAATTTATCCATTCATTCAATAAAGAAGTTGCAAAATTCCTCAAAGCTTCTCCTGGTCAAGTTGTTATGCTTCAGCCTGAGAAGTTTAGGTCTAAATATGAACCAGCATCTCATTCACTAACAATTAAGGTAGGTTTTTAAATCTTTAACTGCGATCCTTGAAGACCAAGAAGCACAAAATTGTTTGTAAGTTtctttaaacattttcatttttcctAAAGGATTCCACACTTGCTTCAGAAGTGCaagatttcttgaagaaacacattcTGCCTTTGGTTGGACACAGAAAACAGAGCAACGATGCAAAGAGATACACCAAGCGACCTCTTGTGGTTGTGTATTATGGAGTAGACTTCAGTTTTGACTACAGAGTTGGTACATATCAAATCAGTGGCTGTACTTTGAACTTTGTGTAAAGAATAAGTATAATACTTGTAGCTGAATAtgtaaattgatttattttttcaatttgtgCATTACTGATGCCAAAATTTGTATCATGCAGCCACACAGTTTTGGAGGAGCAAAGTTCTTGAAGTTGCAAAGGACTTCCCTGAGTACACCTTTGCAATTGCGGATGAGGAAGACTATGCTGATGAACTCAAGAGCCTTGGACTGAGTGATAGTGGAGAGGAAGTAAATGTTGGCATCATTGGTGAGGGTGGAAAGAAATATGCCATGGAGCCAGAGGAGTTTGACATGGATGTGCTCCGGAGCTTTATCGTGGCCTTCAAAAAAGGTATACCTCTTCTTGTGAACATGTATCATATTTCCATAAATGTATTCATCAGATTCAGAACATGCAGAAGCACTTGTTATAGCTGCACATCTTAAAGCCTCAGATCTTGCATTAGAAATTGTattcttaaatataaaaaaaaaatctattgctTATTTTAAGCCTGTATGTTGTATTACTTGTAGATTTTAGAAATGCTGTGCTAAAAGTAAGTGTAGTGTTAGTACCAGCCTTGCATTGGCATGAAGAGTGCATTACTTTTTGTCAATACAAAGTAAAAATCAATGACTAGACATCTTTTCTTCACTGACAGGAAAACTGAAACCAGTTATAAAGTCTCAGCCTATTCCTAAAAGCAACAAAGGACCAGTGAAGGTTGTGGTGGGCAAAACCTTTGATGACATTGTCATGGACACAAATAAAGATGTCCTTATTGAGTTGTATGCACCATGGTGTGGCCACTGTAAAAAACTGGAGCCCGATTATAACGCCCTTGGAAAGAAATACAAGAATGAGAAGAATCTTGTCATTGCCAAAATGGATGCCACTGCTAATGATGTGCCTCATGACAGTTATAAAGTAGAGGGTTTCCCTACAATCTACTTTGCTCCCAGCAACAAGAAGCAGAGCCCAGTCAAATTTGCAGGAGGTAAAAGGGATGTCGAGGAACTGAGCAAATTTGTGGAACAACATGCCACAAAATTATCACACAAAAAAGATGAGCTCTAAGATGTTAAGAGAAACAATGAACTTTATATTAATGCAGTTCCTCAAGAATGGAAGTGTTCTGGAGGGGTCGATGACATTCAGAAAAACAAATtacgttttgatttatttttggctTTTTTACTCTTTCGTTTCTGGGATCAAAACATTCAATATTTTCATTCCAAACCAAGCACTGTTTATGAGGTTTCTTTCCaagtcttttaaataaaataatgaaaaaatgtaaattgAGTGGTTGTCATGAATAAGCAATACTAGTGCTTGTTTAATCATTGACTTAATCACACTGCACTGTTacttagataaattacaaataactacattattctccaccattaaaatcataatacaatgtctcgttgtatccgctcacaatttctactgtaaggaattagctttaataagtgaattatgattaattaacttattggagtgatattattctcatggcttattgaaaataatatcacacgtatttaggtacagctttgagtgaaatcttttaaaaaacggggatgagattatttatcaaaatataccacagttcaaatcatctatgaatacagacaaactttattactattccaaacataaaactaatctaacacatataaatatatatatatatatctgagacaggttggtgagaagagtgaccgaatgtgaaataaattatcaatacagtgaaaatgaactttatggagtctgttgacaatgcctgaaGAACTATTTagccttctttgagtctacattgatttgctatcggattacccaaagtatttaactaatccaccagcactttgagcacaatattggagatgtacttgcatgtctttgGTGTTTCCTTGTGTTCCTTGGCTCTTGgttgaaagtttgttccgtcgatgttttggacctccgtaagatcggatagttattgtctgtaaggatgatgaggttggctttgaagcgaggccttctcatggactATAGAGAgtgcttccttggacctcacatagcatggatctggttccgaagagatccagagaagaccacgagggaagagtcagagcgaagtctgagcagtcagaagagcaggagagacaagCAGAGAGGGATGATGACAAGAGAGGAGGAGAGAAGAgagcatgttcttcctgtttggaaacattttaactgaaattggctgcatccccaaaggtgtcctgcactaatcagaagtgacttttcagagtcacatgttcaac containing:
- the pdia4 gene encoding protein disulfide-isomerase A4, with amino-acid sequence MRKIILLLILLLGVTHFILPSRCEDDAKDDSTEDLSKEDDSDEDDADETDVKEENGVLILTDENFDTFMEGKDTVLVEFYAPWCGHCKQFAPEYEKIAQTLKENDPPIPVAKVDATKASALGSKFEVSGYPTIKILKKGEPVDYDGDRSESAIVERVKEIAHPDWKPPPEATLVLTKDNFDDVVNNADVILVEFYAPWCGHCKSLAPEYEKAAKELRNRTPPIPLAKIDATTETELASRFEVSGYPTLKIFRKGKAFDYNGPREKFGIVDYMTDQAGSPSKQVQTLKQVQELLRDGDDAVIVGVFSNEEDSAYELYQEACNSLREDYKFIHSFNKEVAKFLKASPGQVVMLQPEKFRSKYEPASHSLTIKDSTLASEVQDFLKKHILPLVGHRKQSNDAKRYTKRPLVVVYYGVDFSFDYRVATQFWRSKVLEVAKDFPEYTFAIADEEDYADELKSLGLSDSGEEVNVGIIGEGGKKYAMEPEEFDMDVLRSFIVAFKKGKLKPVIKSQPIPKSNKGPVKVVVGKTFDDIVMDTNKDVLIELYAPWCGHCKKLEPDYNALGKKYKNEKNLVIAKMDATANDVPHDSYKVEGFPTIYFAPSNKKQSPVKFAGGKRDVEELSKFVEQHATKLSHKKDEL